DNA from Ictalurus punctatus breed USDA103 chromosome 7, Coco_2.0, whole genome shotgun sequence:
tgtacgagtccctcagtgtgaaaagatggatctcaacatcatagagtcgctgttggaaagggctcgaatatgtagaagatgctggaaaagtaatgaatgtgcaggacctggaggatttttctgaagaacagtgggcggtttaactgctcaggacaaacaatggACTCGTGAACTAGAGTTAGGtttataacaaaatataaaaaccatCCGTTGATCATCCGGGTAAGAACACACCGTGTTAAGAAtcgagtgtgtgtaaacttttcaaaTGGTtcctttgtgtaaattcagttattattgtgtcttgtggattatatgttaaaaaatatatatatatatatatattatgtgaaaacagataaataacaaaatgctatttttatgaTCCATGTAAACTCATGGCCTCAACTGTATCATTAAGTTGTCCATCTTTtcgcttttaaaaaaaaacacagattgtGAACCAACCACCAGATGGCTACTGCAGTgaaatgagtctttatttgaGGAAGGCACATAAGTTATAAACAGATCGAGGATGTCGAGTAGATTTAAAATCATCTTAAATTAAATCAAGCTTTCAATTCACATCACCAGACAAATACAGAATGCAACGCTTCAGTTAGTCAAACCttatataaacttatatataagGTCAATCAGTACTATTTATACAAGGGGGGGTTGCGGGGGGTATACACTTTACAGCAGTTTcaaatcacttaaaaaaaatattgaataagAACACAATACGGTAGGTCTGGACAGTATGACAATACACGATCAATATTGTCATCGATTACAGGAAAAATACAATTCTCTCAGATAGCGTGCTGATATTTTTAGAACGCTGATCAGCTCCATGGTTATTATATCATTTATTGAGTTAAATTTCCTTCTAGAATCAGGTTGGTTTTTTAAACTGCATTACTATTTTGCTGCCGCTTAAGCATCGTGATACACGTTACGCATCGGGACGACATAATAATAAGGATCAGGATCATGATATGTTCGTTTTCTTTGCCATATCGCCCGACGCTTTCATACAATCGTTGTTACACGACGTTCACAGGCGTTTCTTCGTTAAGCTCTCGTCACGGTTAGTCATGCAGCTCTTCAGGAATGTCCGGCACCTGTTCGAGTAATCTTCGGGACAGTCTCGGAACAGACTCACGTGAGCCGGCGTGATGAAGTCGAAGCTCTCGACGCGCATCCCTTTCTCCTGCAGTGAGTGTACCATCTTCTGCACGTCTCTATACCTGATCACTAGGTCTGCTCTGGAGTAGAGGTACATCTGAGGCCAAGGCGCCGGACGCTCCATCATGGCGTCGTAGTGGTTCTTGTGGAAGTGTTTGGTCACGGGGTACAAGACGACTCTGAGCAGGAACACGGTCACGGTGAACAGAGCCAAGAGAAGACAGCGCAGCACGACGTTGACCTTGGTGCCAAGCGTGGTTCTGAGAGCTCGTACGGCGCCGATGACGTTCTGGCTTCCCGGCGCGCTGTCCATCACCGAGCCCGCCACGTACAGTGAGCCGAACTGCTTGTGGCTTTGCACGAGCTCCACCATGTAGCGGTAGAGCATGAAGCCGCCGTTGCTGAACACATGGAAGAAGATTGGGTTGTTCTCTACCTCGTAGTCGTACAGGATTTCCAGCAGTCTGTGCGCTGTGCTGCGGAGCTCCTTGTAGCCGAACGATTCGGAGATGAACACCGTCTTCAAGGGGGCTGTGTAGCGGACAGTTACACATCCCTGAAATTATGGCAAATAAAACATAAGGCACAGATTATAACGCGTACATGTAAAGTATAACAGAATGAATTTGGGGGTAGTCGAAGCTCAGAGCTTACTTGTTCGTTATAAATCGAGCTGTACTTTGAGAGATGCTTGTCTCGACAGCCGGCCCAGCCTAAAAGGATAACAACCGGTTGCTTCGATCCGTGCCAGTATTTCtctaaaagaaaagaacaacaaaacaaaacagaaggtGTGCAAAGCGCAACAAGCTAAATTCTTATGCCTACACCTTTTAAAACTTCAAACCAGCTATGACACTGTAACGCAAGACCTTTGTTTACAGTACTgtattaaataaaggaatagCTTTAATAGCCAAAATTTAAAACGTGCACCATTGTCTGAAACGTAATCGATCAGAGAGGTCAGGTTTTGTTTccaaaattcattcattcattcatacatctaCAAATCCTGGTCAGGATCGTAGTGGATCCAGGGCCCAAATTAGCAGAGCCCATCCACCTGCAGCCATGATTGTGGGAGTcgcgaggaaaccggagaacctggaggaaacccataaaGAGGTGGAAAGAACTTGAGAAtctccacacagacaggagaCACAAGCTCAGGATCACGAACAAAGCAGGACGCTGGAGCGGTGAGGTTAAGCGATGGGACTGTAAGTATAGATGTGAACATGCGTGTCAAAGACACATCGGGATCCGATCACTCAAACCATATTAGGAGGTGGTCTGGGACGCATATGGCCACATCCCGTTTGTAGTGTTAACGCAAACGAGTCTCGACACTTCCCAGACAGCAAAAGTGGACCaacttcagatgattcagaatgcagcacaATAACCGGCGAGTTACGGTGTAGCACAATAACCGGCGCGTTACGCTGTAGCACAATAACCGGCGCGTTACGGTGTAGCACAATAACCGGCGCATTACAGTGTAACACAATAACCGGCACGTTACGGTGTAGTACAATAACCGGCGCGTTACGGTGTAACACAATAACCGCCGCTTACGGTGTAGCACAATAACCGGCGCGTTACGGTGTAGTACAATAACCGGCACATTACGGTGTAGCACAATAACCGGCGCGTTACGCTGTAGTACAATAACCGGCGCGTTACGGTGTAGCACAATAACCGGCGCGTTACGGTGTAGTACAATAACCGGCGCATTACGGTGTAACACAATAACCGGTGCGTTACGCTGTAGTACAATAACCGGCACATTACGGTGTAGCACAATAACCGGCGCGTTACGCTGTAGTACAATAACCGGCGCGTTACGGTGTAGCACAATAACCGGCGCGTTACGCTGTAGTACAATAACCAGCGCGTTACGGTGTAACACAATAACCGGCGCATTACGGTGTAACACAATAACCGGCACGTTACGGTGTAGTACAATAACCGGCACGTTACGGTGTAGTACAATAACCGGCACATTACAGTGTAACACAATAACCGGCGCATTACGGTGTAACACAATAACCGGCACGTTACGGTGTAGTACAATAACCGGCACATTACAGTGTAACACAATAACCGGCGCATTACGGTGTAACACAATAACCGGCGCATTACAGTGTAACACAATAACCGCCGCGTTACGGTGTAGTACAATAACCGGCACGTTACGGTGTAGTACAATAACCGGCACGTTACGGTGTAACACAATAACCGGCGCGTTACGGTGTAGTACAATAACCGGCACATTACAGTGTAACACAATAACCGGCGCGTTACGGTGCAGTACAATAACCAGCGCGTTACGGTGTAACACAATAACCGGCACATTACGGTGTAGTACAATAACCGGCGCATTACGGTGTAGTACAATAACCGGCACATTACAGTGTAACACAATAACCGGCGCATTACGGTGTAGTACAATAACCAGCGCATTACGGTGTAGTACAATAACCGGCACGTTACGGTGTAGTACAATAACCGGCGCGTCACGGTGTAGTACAATAACCGGCACGTTACGGTGTAACACAATAACCGGCGCGTTACGGTGTAGTACAATAACCGGCACATTACAGTGTAACACAATAACCGGCGCATTACGGTGTAGCACAATAACCGGCACATTACAGTGTAACACAATAACCGGCGCGTTACGGTGTAGTACAATAACCGGCGCGTTACGGTGTAGTACAATAACCGGCGCGTTACGGTGTAGTACAATAACCGGCACGTTACGGTGTAGTACAATAACCGGCGCGTTACGGTGTAACACAATAACCGGCGCGTTACGGTGTAACACAATAACCGGCGCGTTACGGTGTAGTACAATAACCGGCGAGTTACGGTGTAGTACAATAACCGGCGCGTTACGGTGTAGTACAATAACCGGCACATTACAGTGTAACACAATAACCGGCGCGTTACGGTGTAACACAATAACCGGTGCGTTACGGTGTAACACAATAACCGGCGCGTTACGGTGTAGTACAATAACCGGCGCGTTACGGTGTAACACAATAACCGGCGCATTACAGTGTAACACAATAACCGGCGCGTTACGGTGTAGTACAATAACCAGCGCGTTACGGTGTAACACAATAACCGGCGCATTACGATGTAGCACAATAACCGGCACATTACAGTGTAACACAATAACCGGCGCGTTACGGTGTAGTACAATAACCGGCGCGTTACGGTGTAACACAATAACCGGCGCGTTACGGTGTAGTACAATAACCGGCGCGTTACGGTGTAGTACAATAACCGGCGCGTTACGGTGTAGTACAATAACCGGCGCGTTACGGTGTAGCACAATAACCGGCGCGTTACGGTGTAACACAATAACCGGCGCGTTACGGTGTAACACAATAACCGGCGCGTTACGGTGTAACACAATAACCGGCGCGTTACGGTGTAACACAATAACCGGCGCGTTACGGTGTAACACAATAACCGGCGCGTTACGGTGTAGCACAATAACCGGCGCGTTACAGTGTAACACAATAACCGGCGCGTTACGGTGTAACACAATAACCGGCGCGTTACGGTGTAGTACAATAACCGGCGCGTTACGGTGTAGTACAATAACCGGCGCGTTACGGTGTAGTACAATAACCGGCGCGTTACGGTGTAACACAATAACCGGCGCGTTACGGTGTAGCACAATAACCGGCGCGTTACGGTGTAACACAATAACCGGCGCGTTACGGTGTAGTACAATAACCGGCGCGTTACGGTGTAGCACAATAACCGGCGCATTACAGTGTAACACAATAACCGGCGCGTTACGGTGTAGTACAATAACCGGCGCGTTACGGTGTAGTACAATAACCGGCGCGTTACGGTGTAGCACAATAACCGTCGCGTTACGGTGTAGCACAATAACCGGCGCGTTACGGTGTAGCACAATAACCGGCGTTACTACACAGAACCATTGGAAAAGAGGCGGAACTTGCTACTCTTCGCCTGCGAGCTGACACTATTACATCTAGTCCGACTTACCTGAGACCTCTGGCTCCGGAAAAACTATGTTGTAGTCCATGCCATCATCTCCCATATTGAGACGTTTTATTATCCCTCTCGTCTGAATGCCATCAAAGTGAAAACGAGCCTCAGCTTCACTCCGACCTCACTGCACAGGGAATCAAAGAACCCATGCACTTCCGGTTGACGTCTCAGGCTCAATCCCGATTCGCTTCCTGTTGTAcaaatagtgcactacataacTGTTATTTTGTTCACTACTTAGTGCACGTGTATAGGCAACAAAGCGCCATTTGGGATACAACCTCAGTTTCAATGAAACGTTGCTATCGAAACGTAAAATGTAACCGTCGGTGGTCATTTGGGCCTGTGCACGTAATATAAAGAATAACTAAATTCCTACAAATATAGCCTCCATTTTCAAAGTGAAGCCTTTGCGGCACTTGAATCTatgttaataatgtaaataGGAAAACTGCCGTAAAGTTGGTTTgatgttcgatattcgcggatattcggaaattaagggaccgtctctaaagttacatacgacattgttaaacacgattctaacttcagCAGCaattgaagggaatgacttacagtcagaTAAACAAccggaaagtgttcatctaggtgtcagctataacgcacaccttttagatttttgttatttattaaaataagctattaaatcatatataaatgagatgtgaatttcactgcagaatgggcccattctaatattataaacaaaataaactttGGTAGCTGCTTTGCAAGTAACGTATTATTGGTGAAGGGGATGAATCTGTATAAGCAGTTAGAAACATTGCCCCTGGACCTGTATGAAAACTCAAGCCGTATAAAGCGTTGAATTGCTTGAATGGATGGTTTAATGTAAATCAAATaggccctttttttttctttttttttttttttaaatcacatagCGAGCCAGATAAGGTCATTCTTTTGATGAACCACCTTCACAGAAATGCATTCAAGCTAACAGTGAATACTAGCTAACACCAATAGTGACAAATCTCATGGGAGCTCGTTACAAAGAAAAAACGATACGGCAGCGGTTCCCCTGACCGTTCTCAGGACATGGTCAGGACAATCCCTTGTAATGCTAGCTCTAATTGAACTCCACTGGTGAGTCTAGATTCTGGGGGCATACTTGTGTACATGGGCACATCATGTTCCAGTGCTGTACTTAACAGCTAGAGCTTCAGTCTCGATGAATCATGACTAATGCACCTTTATGTACCGTCATGTGACAACGAACAAGCTTACACAGGTTATTCTCACTAACAAGCAGTCAAAACACGTGTTGTGTTGATGTCTCCGTAACTAGCTTGAAAGAGAGCAGCAAACAACATGGCTCATTGTGTGGTTTAATATGTTGTTGTAATGTATTGATTAAGAATGCCGGGTATGAGAAACCGGGAGATATTTGTCAGTCGGTTCTTCAAATACTGATTCGATTAGGATCACGGGGAAAACGACAAAGATAACCGTCTGCAAAACTGCTGCGGAGACGGCCATGGGGCTGAGGAGAGAGTGTCCTGTCCTGACTActttaaatagctttttttttttgctgatattttatatttggtTTTGGGAAGATATAAGCTGTTAGCATTGCATAGATGCCAATGAATGAAATGACAAGTTATTGTTACTATTGCTTTCTTATTTTCAAGTAAGTCCTCGATCGGCGAGTGTCTTTCTACGGTCGACCTGACGGTGATCTGGCgtctgatgatgatgacgatgatgtgGAGTGTCTTTAAGCAGGAATTTCTTAACTGCACTGCGGTTATGCTTAAGTAGGCTTAGTCTGAGGGTGTCTGTGAAAAAAAGAAGCGTGACTGATCTCAACTCGAGTGTTTTATTcaggtttttaaatatatatatataaagaaaacacCGGCGTACACGGGACAGATATATGAATTAAAGCTTCTGAAAAGAATGTAATTCTATACATTCAGTGAAATTATATATGATTAAATTTGTACATGGGTAAAAGAGGAAGAACTGGAGTACTTTTTACCCATCTTTAATAATACACCATAGAGTTTATACAGTGAAGCACGTTTTAAAAAGAACGATCCATCAAAGCCCGGCAGTGGCAGTCCTCGGTCAGTTACCTGATAGGAGAAAAGATTTAGTGTTAGAAAGCACTCCTCCGTCTGGTTCCAGAATAATGGAGGGCAGAGGAATGCTGCTAACTCTGTCAACCTTCACCATTTTCTGCCCAATTCCTGTGCTCGTGCCAGCCTGCTCCGGAGGGATGGCAGTGTCTGAAGAGATCTCTGTAGACACGCGTCTGGCGAAAGGCAGCGAGTTGGTACTGGAGCCATCAGCCTCACTGTCTGTCCAGCAGGATTCGGTGTCAGAAGCAGAAGACAGCCTTGTCTTCCCCCAGCGGCAGTTAGCACGCGTGGCATTGCCAATCCGGACACCCAGGGCATGCTGGCTGGTTAGGGTTGTCTGATGAGAAGAGGTGTCACTGGTGAAGATGGAGGATGAGCGCTTATTCATTCCAACACACAGGATAAAGCGAAGAAGAGGAACATGGCGCACAATGGCTAGTCTGTATTTAGGGTGTGTAATAGCATAGATTATGGGGTTGTGGATGGCAGAAGCCTTGGCGATCACTGCAGGGATGGAGTTCATATAAGGAGTGATGACATGAGCATAGCCAGCTGTGGCTGTGAGAGCCACCACGGAGTAAGGTGACCAGGAAATCACAAATAGTAAGATGACCAAGAGGGCCACTTTAGCCATTTTCCATTCAGTCTTGATGCATTCGAGCGCCTTAGGTGTTTCACCGGAGTCAAGCTGTCTTACCTCTCTCCGGGTTTTTCGGATAGCTCGGAAGATGACCAAGTAACAGGCAGCAATGATGCTCAGAGGGATGAAGAAGACGAACATGAAGAGAAGAATGGTGTAGGTGCGCACCGATGGCGTGAATGACATGTAGTCCCAAGAGCAGGAGGTCTGGAGACCCTCGGGAACATACGCACTCCAGCCGAAGAAAGGAGGTAGACTCCAGCCCAGAGCATAGAGCCATACCAGGGCTAGCACTGTACCAACTCTGCCTTGATTGACCTGTCCCAGCAAAGAAAGAGGCCAGGTTATGGCAAGGCAGCGGTCGACAGCTATAGCTGTTAGAGTCATCATGGAGCAGATCCCAAAGAGGGCACCACAGAAGGCATACAGTTCACACGCAAGCTCGCTGAACACCCAACGCCGGTGAAGGCTGGCCACAAAGAACACTGGCGGCTGAGTGAGTGACATGAAGAAGTCAGACACAGCCAGGTTGACCACCAACATGTTCCCTGGTGTACGTAGTGGGCGGCTACGGCAGAACACATAGATGACCAGCGCATTTCCTATTACGCCTGTGATCCCCACGATGAGGATGACCGACCCGATAACGTAGTGAGCGTGATCCGGGACGTCCACAGTAGGAAACAGGTGTGCAAATTCGTTGTGGTGGACGGGGGTCGGCCCATGGGATGGTATGTGCTGCATCTTATAGTTCTCAGCACTCAGGGACTCCTTAACCACGGCCGTGCAGTTAGAACCGCCTGGGTGGCAGAGAtcactctcgctctcgctctcagtTGACTGGAGGTTCATGATCTTCAGCAAGAATGGTccaaaatataatgtatatttaaaacaaaaggtTATGTTTAAAGAAGACTTGGCggaaagtgtaaaaaaaatgttaaaatgtatcCCGTCGTACTCCCAACGTGAGCAAAAATGTCTCCAGCGCTAgctttttatatgtatattgatCATTGCACACAGGATGGCATTGATTTGTGTTCTCTGGTCTGGTTTTACATCTATGGATTGACGTTCTCACCTATGGTGGAGATTCAAAATAGTAGCAGACTCAAAATTAAGCCTGTCCAAAAAGCACACATTAATTTATATCAACATGTGGTTTTCCCAAAAATTATATGCGTCATCATCATGGGTATGGAGGGGATAGGGAAAGGGACCCTTATGGTAAGAGAAAAAAGTGGACCATGACAAACTATGGATTTTAGGAGTCATTAATTGACTAACTGTCACTACTGCTTGGGTTCAGCCTAACATTTAAGCCCTAAAGACGCTTTCTGACCCAAAATGAAGCTAAATAGATCGTTTGAGTGGCTGTGGTGAGCTGAATCAATTAGGCAGAGTTCAAAATGTAGAGCTGTGCATTTGTTCCCATAATTAACATCCTTTATTCTAAGAAGTGCTGACCTGAACAGCAAATGTTCCCCACCAGAAAGTCCCTGAAAATTGCCATTATAACAGggacttccatccatccatccattttctttaccgcttatcctacaggggaACCtgtcccagggggcatggggcacaaggtgaggtACACaccggacagggtgccaatccatcgcagggcacaatcacttacacactcacacacccgttcatacactacggacactttggacacgccaatcagcctaccatgcgtgtctttggactgggggaggaaaccggagtacccggaggaacccggaggagaacatgcaaactccacacacttAGGGCAGCgacaggaatcgaaccctcaacgctgaccactaagccaccgtgcgccctataACAGGGTCTTTACAAatgtaaattgaaataaatctgATGATACTGAACAGTTTTAGCTTTGCGCTAGTGATGTTAagtgtttattgatttataataaCACTCTAGTGCATAGGAATCCCATGTGACTTATTTCATTTCAGCCATTACACGTCATCGAACTCTAAAACTATAAATACAACCCTACGAAACACCATCCCACTAAAGTTCTGACATTTT
Protein-coding regions in this window:
- the tmem53 gene encoding transmembrane protein 53 translates to MGDDGMDYNIVFPEPEVSEKYWHGSKQPVVILLGWAGCRDKHLSKYSSIYNEQGCVTVRYTAPLKTVFISESFGYKELRSTAHRLLEILYDYEVENNPIFFHVFSNGGFMLYRYMVELVQSHKQFGSLYVAGSVMDSAPGSQNVIGAVRALRTTLGTKVNVVLRCLLLALFTVTVFLLRVVLYPVTKHFHKNHYDAMMERPAPWPQMYLYSRADLVIRYRDVQKMVHSLQEKGMRVESFDFITPAHVSLFRDCPEDYSNRCRTFLKSCMTNRDESLTKKRL
- the opn4.1 gene encoding melanopsin-like (The RefSeq protein has 2 substitutions compared to this genomic sequence): MNLQSTESESESDLCHPGGSNCTAVVKESLSAENYKMQHIPSHGPTPVHHNEFAHLFPTVDVPDHAHYVIGSVILIVGITGVIGNALVIYVFCRSRPLRTPGNMLVVNLAVSDFFMSLTQPPVFFVASLHRRWVFSELACELYAFCGALFGICSMMTLTAIAVDRCLAITRPLSLLGQVNQGRVGTVLALVWLYALGWSLPPFFGWSAYVPEGLQTSCSWDYMSFTPSVRTYTILLFMFVFFIPLSIIAACYLVIFRAIRKTRREVRQLDSGETPKALECIKTEWKMAKVALLVILLFVISWSPYSVVALTATAGYAHVITPYMNSIPAVIAKASAIHNPIIYAITHPKYRLAIVRHVPLLRFILCVGMNKRSSSIFTSGTSSHQTTLTSQHALGVRIGNATRANCRWGKTRLSSASDTESCWTDSEADGSSTNSLPFARRVSTEISSDTAIPPEQAGTSTGIGQKMVKVDRVSSIPLPSIILEPDGGVLSNTKSFLLSGN